The Chitinophaga niabensis genomic interval TTTCTGGGTATTTTGGAACAGCAACTGATTATGCATCATGGCAGCATAAAGATTATTTAGATGCATGGAAGGTACCTGGAGATGAGATGGTTACTAATGTCCCCGGATTTTTGGATACCTATTCGGATAATAGATATGCTTTATACAATAGTTCTGATATATTGCTGGAGAAGGGAGATGTTGTGAGGCTGCAGGACATTAAGATATCTTATGAAATAGGAAAGTCGGCGATAAGAAAGCTTTTTCTTTCAAATGTTTCTTTTTATTTGTACATGAATAATGTCGGGATTTTATGGAAAGCAAGTGTATTTAATCCGGATACAGAAGGTGGACTAAATATTTCACGTCCTAAGTCATTGGCTTTTGGAGTTAATATTGGTTTCTAGAAGACATGCATATTCTAAAAGTGAGGATTCATAGGAGACATGTGAGGAGGAAATTTCTATTTGATTTAGATTAAAGAATTTAACATGAGAAAATATATCTCTATTATCGCTCTGTTTTTTTTATTTTGCTGTAAGAAATCTGACTGGTTTGATATAAAATCAGACAGTTCTTTAACAGTTCCAACAACCTTAACAGATTTCCAATATCTTTTGGATGATTTTACCATTGTGAGCCAGAATACTCCAGGTTTGGGTGAGGTCGGATCTGATGATCACTATGCACCGGAGAATAGTGTTATGGTGCCGGCAGAGCAGAATGCTTATACATGGACAAATACACTTCCTAATTTGAAAGTTGACGATTGGAATAAGAGTTACGAGAAAATATTCAGATGCAATCTCGTGTTGGAGGGACTCAAAAAGATTATCCCTGCAAATTCTAATGAATTGATACAGTACAATATGATAAAGGGAAATGCACTGTTTCATCGAGCTAAAAACTACTTTGATTTAGCACAAGTATATGGGCAGCCTTATAAGGCATCAAGTTCAGCTTCGGATTTAGGTATTCCTTTGCGTGAGGGAATAGATATAACAGCGCCGGTAACGAGGGCATCCGTGAAAGACACTTATGAGAGAATTATTACAGATTTATTGACTGCAGTAGAATTGCTACCAAATATATCTCAACTTAAGTCAAGAGGCTCAAAAGCAAGTGTGTTTGGGCTATTAGCAAGAACTTATCTCATAATGGGTGTATATGATAAAGCTGGAGCTTCAGCGGATTCTTCGCTAAGTTTATATAATACATTGCTTGACTTTAATAAAATAGGAGCTACAGTTCCAAATTTGGGACGATTTAATGCAGAGACTATTTTTTATTCACAAACAACTACATTCTGGTTTTCAATTTGGATGTCTGCATATGTTTTTGTTGACCCTAGCTTGTATGCTTTGTACAACGAAAATGACCTTCGCAGAACACGCTTCTTTACGGTAAGCGGAGGTAATATTGTTTTTAAAGGAAACTATAATAATTCTACAGCAGGTTTCAGCGGTTTAGCAACCGATGAGCAGTATCTAATTAAAGCGGAATGCTATGCTAGAGCCAATAATGTAGCAGCTGCTATGAAAACCTTGAATGATTTACTCAGAACTAGATGGAATAGTAACGTTGTATATCCAGAGTTGACTGCAGGAAATGCCGAAGGAGCATTGAGAATAATATTAACAGAAAGAAGAAAGGAGTTGTTGTTTCGCACCTTGAGATGGATGGATTTGCGGCGATTAAATCTTGACGATCGGTTTAGAGTGACCTTTAGTCATAAGAAAAACGGAATTACTTATACTCTAGAACCAGATAGTCATAAATACACATTGCCAATACCAGATGATGTGATTACTTTCTCAAATATTCCTCAATCTCCAGGATGGGTAAAATGATCTTTGTTTAATCGGTCTTACTTTAAGAAATATTTAAGAACCAGGTAAAAGGTCAAAGTTGATTAAACTTTGACCTTTGTTTGTTATTTAGTGCCTATTGGGTTTCTATTATGAACGCGTTATTTCTTTTTAGTTCGTAGATCTGGATGATTATATCGTTTGTTAAAAGCTTCTTTTTGTTTATAGAATAAATCGGGAGTTGTGAAACTTCATTTTAGGTTCCAGTGAATTTTAATATTTATCAAATGATAGAATTACTTTTTTTTGTGATCTAATTGTTAATGATATGGGCCTCTTCTACTACCAAACTTTTTACTAAATAGTGTCCAATCATTCGCTCTCATATCCTTACTTTAATTCTCTAAATCATAACTCTTTTGTATACAGCATGGGGTGGATATTGATCTGTGAGGTCTGGACCCATATTAACATTTTCCAGAGAATAGCCGTAGATAAAAGAGAATTATCATTTAAGATAATAGTCATGCAATACTATAGATGATTTACTATAGTGTTATTCCCACTAGTCAGCGATCGGGTATGCAACAGACTGTGTGATAATTTTGATCTGAATTTGTTAAATATATTTTCAATTGCTCTTTTGCTACAGAGCGCAGCAGAATGTTTTAATCTTTTAGATATAGTTTCAGTTTGTTTAATATGTTATTTGAATAAAATGAATTGAGAGGGAAGATATATATAATTCAATTCACCCTTTTCTTGGAAAAGAAGCTCTTATAATAATAGAAGAGTCTGCTTAATTAATTTCGGATTAATTAAGAGACTTTGAGCTTCAAATAAAAATGGAATAATGAAAACAATAATAGGGTTATTCTGCTTGCTTGTAATACGTTTAAATGTTTCAGCACAGTTTGAAAGAGGATATCAAATTATGGGAAACGTAAAGGATTTACCAAATGGAATAAATTTCTATTTGATAGGCACTAAGGAAGATGGAGGTGCAGATACAATCGCCATTGTAAAAAGTAAAGATAATAAGTTTATTATAAAAGGAAAAATCGAGTTAGAGGCTCAAATGTATTTCGTAAAGATGGATACATCTAGTTTGAAACTACCGGGAAATAGGCAATCTTGGGTTAGGTTATTACTTGATAATTCAAAAATAGAATTAAACGGCCGATTAGAAGATTGGCCTGAAGTTGAAGTTAAGGGTTCACTCCCTACTGATGAATATAATAGATTTGTGAAAACTATTAGAGAAGCTAGGGAAAATGCAAACAATAGGATGATGAATGCTAATCGGGACAGCATTATAATTGCAGAGGCACAGGAGGAGTACAATAAGGAGTTTATTAAGGCATTAGAAAAGATTCCCAATTCTTTTGCAGTGCCACTGTTTATTCTGAATAATTCTGTCCTAAAATTAGATGCACTCAATTTTGCATATAATAAACTATCTAAAAAGCAGAAGGATAGTTTCTACGGAATAAAGCTAAGAGAAAGAATAGAACTAACAACACTTAGTCAA includes:
- a CDS encoding RagB/SusD family nutrient uptake outer membrane protein; translation: MRKYISIIALFFLFCCKKSDWFDIKSDSSLTVPTTLTDFQYLLDDFTIVSQNTPGLGEVGSDDHYAPENSVMVPAEQNAYTWTNTLPNLKVDDWNKSYEKIFRCNLVLEGLKKIIPANSNELIQYNMIKGNALFHRAKNYFDLAQVYGQPYKASSSASDLGIPLREGIDITAPVTRASVKDTYERIITDLLTAVELLPNISQLKSRGSKASVFGLLARTYLIMGVYDKAGASADSSLSLYNTLLDFNKIGATVPNLGRFNAETIFYSQTTTFWFSIWMSAYVFVDPSLYALYNENDLRRTRFFTVSGGNIVFKGNYNNSTAGFSGLATDEQYLIKAECYARANNVAAAMKTLNDLLRTRWNSNVVYPELTAGNAEGALRIILTERRKELLFRTLRWMDLRRLNLDDRFRVTFSHKKNGITYTLEPDSHKYTLPIPDDVITFSNIPQSPGWVK
- a CDS encoding AhpC/TSA family protein, whose protein sequence is MKTIIGLFCLLVIRLNVSAQFERGYQIMGNVKDLPNGINFYLIGTKEDGGADTIAIVKSKDNKFIIKGKIELEAQMYFVKMDTSSLKLPGNRQSWVRLLLDNSKIELNGRLEDWPEVEVKGSLPTDEYNRFVKTIREARENANNRMMNANRDSIIIAEAQEEYNKEFIKALEKIPNSFAVPLFILNNSVLKLDALNFAYNKLSKKQKDSFYGIKLRERIELTTLSQNIRIGNEMPDFQIKNSKGISQSVKQIVAGSKITLIDFWASWCSPCRDDIPNLKKVYAAFSENGFNILSISIDKNSKDWEKALNEEKMPWINGLELNGVSKKLFGITAIPAQILINNKFQIIAMDYVGGGYMQRTKYIIQDKGKKGLRGNDLYEVVATELKVVK